In Terriglobia bacterium, the DNA window GATTCGGGCAGAAGTTCACGGATGAGATCTCCGGCGATTGGGGCGGCAAGGTTTACCTCGACTTGATGAGGGGGGCGGATTATCTGACGAAGTTGCCTTACATCGATGCTGCCCGCGTTGCTGCAGCAGGCGCCAGCTACGGCGGATACATGATCAATTGGATTGAAGGGCACAGCGAGCGGTTCCGGTGTCTCGTAAGTCACGACGGGGTGTACAACGCGGCCAGCATGTTTGGTTCCACGGAGGAGTTGTGGTTCCCGCTGTGGGATTTTCAGGGTACTCCCTGGAATAATCCGGCACTTTACGAAAAGTGGTCGCCATCAAGCTATGTGAAAAACTTCAAGACACCGATGCTCGTGATCCATGGCGAACTGGACTACAGAGTGCCCGTGACCCAGGGATTCGAGCTCTTTACTGCTCTGCAACTGATGAAAGTGCCGTCGAAGTTTCTTTATTTCCCGGATGAAGGCCACTGGGTCCTGAAGCCCCAGAACAGCCGGCTCTGGTGGAAAACGGTCCAGGACTGGATCGACCAGTGGACGAAAGCGAAGTGACCTTGCACTGCGAAGCAAGCGCTTTCGCCCCGTCTGCAGCGGCGGCCAAAGCGCTTGCCCAGGTCCAATTCGTGTTCTTCGTATCATCTTGTTGCCCGCAGTGTCTGCGCCCCAGTGGCGACCGGCTTCTCTCTTGTCAGCTTATCCGAGTGCTCCTATACTGATTCGGTCATGCCGGCAACGACCCTTATCATATCCACCACCAGGAACAAACAAATCGTCGATATCACCGGCCCGATTGAGCGCTACCTGGCGACGACAGGTATCCATCAAGGCCTGTGCAACATCTTTGCCGCGCACACCACGGCGTCCCTTACGACGGGCGAAGTAACTGAAGGGACCGACGAAGATCTATCCGAGACCCTGGGGCGCATGATCCCCAAGATCAGTTTCCGCCACGAACACAATCCCACGCACGCTCCGGATCACATGATTTCGTCGATTCTCGGACCGAGCCTCACCATCCCCTTCCGCGAAGGAAAGCTGAGACTGGGCGCGTGGCAGAGCGTCCTGCTCGTCGAACGGAACGGACCGCGTGAACGCGACCTTGTGGTGACGGTCGTGCCCGCATGATGCCATCCAGCGAATTTTCAACGAAATTGCTATGCGGTGACGGTATCTCTGTCCCGGGCGCACCGAAGAAGCAGGCGACACCTGCAGCCGGTTTCCTGTTGCCGCATTCCTGACCTGAATTGTTCATGAAGCAGAAGCGCACGCCGTGAAAAGCAACAAAATTGGACGCTGATAAACGCCGGCAGGAGCCTTTGCCGCCCTGCTTGCCGACCAAGACCGATCGGTCGGCGGCGGTCGATGTTTTTCCGCGTCCAAAAACTGCATTTGGGTCGTACATTCATGAATAATCCCGGCTAAGCTTTCGCAGCTTCACAGATCAATTGGAAAACACGTGTTACCCGATCCATGCCGGTCTGCAGGTTGCCGATCGCCACGCGCAGGCAGTAGCGCCCCTTCAGCCTGGTATGGGATAAGAATACTTCGCCGCTGGCGTTGACGCGCGCAAGCACATCGGCATTCAGATTTTCCAGTGCGTCCTCATCGTTCATGTCCGGGGGATGGACGCGGAAGCACACTACCGAAAAAGGCGAGGGCGCAAGCCGCTCCAGGACAGGATGCGCGTCGACCCATGAGGCGAGCATTTGCGCCAGCCGCACATGCTCGCGAATCCGGGCCGCCAGGCCCTCCGTGCCGAAATAGCGGAAAACGAACCAGAGCTTGATGGCCCGGAACCGTCTGCCCAGCTGGAAGGAATAGTCCATGAGATCGACGCCGCCGCGGGCATCCGTCTTCAGATATTCAGGCACAAGCGAAAAGGCATTTCGAAATATCTCCGGCCGGCTGGTGAAGAGCACCGAGCAATCGACCGGCGTAAACAGCCATTTGTGGGGATTCACGACCAGTGAGTCGGCCCGCTCGCACCCGTGCAGCACCCAGCGGAACTCCGGCGCCACGGCCGAACTCCCCGCGTAGGCGGCATCCACATGAAGCCAGAGGCGGAAGCGACGGCAGAGAGCTGCAATTTCGGTTACAGGATCTACGGCGGTCGCTGATGTGGTCCCGACAGTCGCCACGACCGCAAACGGATGTCGTCTCTCTGCGAGATCCTTTTGAATTGCGGCCTCGAGCGCGTCGACCTGCATCCGGAACGCGCTGTCGCCGGGGATGCGCCGAATCCCTTGCATCCCGACGCCCAGTACGAGACCTGCCTTGTCGACGGAAGAATGCGCCTCCTCTGAGCAGTAGAGAACCAGAGGGGGTTTTCCCGAGAGCCCGTCTTCTCGCACCTGGAGGCCCGTCGCTTCGCGCGCCGCCGCCAGTGCCACCAGTGTGGAAGTGGAGGCCGTGTCGGTGATCATCCCGAACCATGCGGCAGGAAGGCCGATTGCAGACGCAAACCAGCGCATCACCACCTGTTCCAATTCTGTGAGCGCCGGGCAGGTTTTCCAGAGCATGCCGTTGCTGTTGATGGCCCCGCTCACCAGTTCGCCAAGAATGCCGGGAGCGGATCCCGTGATCCCGAAATAAGCCATGAAACCAGGGTGATTCCAATGAGTTATGCCCGGCAGTATGATCTCCTCAAGATCCTTGAGCCACATCTCGACCGGCTCTCCGAACCGAGGTGCCTCGGGTGGTAACGCTCTTTCAACCTCTCCTTGAGATATTCTGGACAAAACAGGCATGGAGCCAACGTTTTTTCTGTAGGCGGAAACCCACTCAGTGACCCTCGCGAGCGCTGCACGGAATTCCATGTCCGTCATGTCAGCATGATCGGATAGAGCTTGTTCCATTGATTTCTCCAATTCGATTTCAAACCTCGAAAGACGCCGCGCGCCGCGGCAGCGACCCACGGCTTGTCTGCTACTAAAAAATTCTGGACCACAATGCATCGATCCGCTTTACGGTCTCGGGATCGGGTTCGACCACGGGAGGAAACCAGGGCTTGAGGCGGCAGTCGAACAGGATTGGCGCAGACATGCTGACATGATAGCGCCGCAGTTGCGGGTTGCATCCGTAGACGTCGGCGGCGGGTTCGAAGCGGGTAAATACCGTCCACAGAAATGAGGTCTCGTCGCGCACGCATTCAGCGGCATCGTCGACCAGGCACACGAGGCGAAACGACTCCACCGCTGCCTCCTGGAGCAATTGCTCCGCGGCCCTGTCATTTTCCCGCCATGCCGGACCTTCGACGACCAGAACACCCGGCGCGAACACTCTCTGGCGCCTGAAAATGGGATTGCTCAGGTCCGCCCGCAGTTCCGGCGCGAGCCCGTAGCGCTTGTCGCCCAGACCCATCAGAACTGCCTTGCTCCCTTCATTCAGGGTCCGCGACGTGTAATCCAGAGTATCCTGCGAGACGTGGGATAAGATAAAGAGGTCGCTGGCGAAATCGGCCCGTTCGAGAATATGAACCAGCAGGGGGCGGAATTCCTTGAGCGGAAGCCGCGCATCAGTGACCATCAGAAACTTGGTCAGGGAGAGCTGGCCCTCACCTAGAATCCGCATCGCTGCCATGAACGCTTCCTTGCGGTACCGTTCACGCACGACCGCTGCGGCAAGGGGGTGCATGCCGGCCTCGTCATATGCCCAGACGGCAATCACGCCATTCATGACCAACGGGTACATGGGTGCAAAGAGCTCCTGCAGGAATTCACCGATATAATGATCTTCCTGCGGCGGGCGCCCCACGACCGTGGCCGGGAATACGGCGTCCTTGCGGTGATAAATCCGCTCGACTTCGAGAACCGGGAACTCATGGGCGAGCGAATAGCAGCCGTAGTGGTCGCCGAAGGGCCCCTCGAGGCGGCGTATCAGCGGCGGTATTTTACCGACCAGGAGAAAGTCAGCCTCGGCCACGATCGGCAGTGGGCTGAAAGCCGGATCGTTCACGGTTGCGATGCGGCCGCCCTGGAGAAGGGAAGCCAGAATGAGCTCGGGGACATTTTCGGGGAGGGGAGCGACCGCGGACATGATGAGGGCAGGCGGTCCTCCGAGAAACAGGTTGACCGGGAGGGCTTGGCCTTGGCGCTCAGCTTCGTGGTAGTGAAAGCCGCCTCCGCGGTGAATCTGAAAATGCATGCCGGCGGTCCGGTCATCATAGATCTGGTTGCGATACATCCCGAGGTTGGCTTTTCCTGTGATCGGGTCCTCGGTGTACACGAGCGGCAGCGTCAGGAAAGGGCCGCCGTCGTGCGGCCAGCATTGTATCTGGGGGAGTGCGCGCA includes these proteins:
- a CDS encoding secondary thiamine-phosphate synthase enzyme YjbQ, which gives rise to MPATTLIISTTRNKQIVDITGPIERYLATTGIHQGLCNIFAAHTTASLTTGEVTEGTDEDLSETLGRMIPKISFRHEHNPTHAPDHMISSILGPSLTIPFREGKLRLGAWQSVLLVERNGPRERDLVVTVVPA
- a CDS encoding amino acid decarboxylase — encoded protein: MEQALSDHADMTDMEFRAALARVTEWVSAYRKNVGSMPVLSRISQGEVERALPPEAPRFGEPVEMWLKDLEEIILPGITHWNHPGFMAYFGITGSAPGILGELVSGAINSNGMLWKTCPALTELEQVVMRWFASAIGLPAAWFGMITDTASTSTLVALAAAREATGLQVREDGLSGKPPLVLYCSEEAHSSVDKAGLVLGVGMQGIRRIPGDSAFRMQVDALEAAIQKDLAERRHPFAVVATVGTTSATAVDPVTEIAALCRRFRLWLHVDAAYAGSSAVAPEFRWVLHGCERADSLVVNPHKWLFTPVDCSVLFTSRPEIFRNAFSLVPEYLKTDARGGVDLMDYSFQLGRRFRAIKLWFVFRYFGTEGLAARIREHVRLAQMLASWVDAHPVLERLAPSPFSVVCFRVHPPDMNDEDALENLNADVLARVNASGEVFLSHTRLKGRYCLRVAIGNLQTGMDRVTRVFQLICEAAKA
- a CDS encoding UbiD family decarboxylase → MKHINLGSFLDTLRREGELRIIEETVDPHLELAEIQRRTVARQGPALLFTRVARSQFPVATNLFGTRRRIELAFGTDPQKFVRRIVEAAEMLMPPKPSSLWHFRDLLKLSLRSGTRTRRTGPVLERSIEPVRLRALPQIQCWPHDGGPFLTLPLVYTEDPITGKANLGMYRNQIYDDRTAGMHFQIHRGGGFHYHEAERQGQALPVNLFLGGPPALIMSAVAPLPENVPELILASLLQGGRIATVNDPAFSPLPIVAEADFLLVGKIPPLIRRLEGPFGDHYGCYSLAHEFPVLEVERIYHRKDAVFPATVVGRPPQEDHYIGEFLQELFAPMYPLVMNGVIAVWAYDEAGMHPLAAAVVRERYRKEAFMAAMRILGEGQLSLTKFLMVTDARLPLKEFRPLLVHILERADFASDLFILSHVSQDTLDYTSRTLNEGSKAVLMGLGDKRYGLAPELRADLSNPIFRRQRVFAPGVLVVEGPAWRENDRAAEQLLQEAAVESFRLVCLVDDAAECVRDETSFLWTVFTRFEPAADVYGCNPQLRRYHVSMSAPILFDCRLKPWFPPVVEPDPETVKRIDALWSRIF